ACGATTCCTCCATTTGACTGACCAGGTTTTTAAACCTGATAGGATTCTTAAGGTTTTCAGGATGGGTTTTGTCCGTTGACATATATAGCGAAAGACAGGGCGACCGATCTACTGAAAGGAGCTCCTGAATCAATTCTTTTGTAAGCAATTCCATAGTTTATATTATTTTTTTAAAAATTTCTTTAATTGTTCATTGAATTGGTTCGGATTTTCCATATTGCTTAAATGCCCGGCATGTTCAATAATATGAATGGTGGAACCTTTTATTTTTTCATGCATCGACAAGGCTATATCAGGAGGCGTAATTTCATCTTCTTTTCCCACCATAATAAGTGCCGGCACCTTTATTTGATGCAGTTTAGAGCAGGTTTCTTTACGTTCCGCTAAAGCATACAAGGTTTTGTAGAGTGATTGTTTTGATGTTTTCATGATCATTTCCCTCACAATAGCTATTTCTTCTATATGTTTTGAAAATGATATTGGAGCAAAAAGTTTTTTCAGACTTTCTTCCGTATATTGTTCCAATCCTTGTTCCTTGATACTTTCAATGGCCTTCATCCGTTTTTCTTTTGCTTCGGGCTTATCTTCTGTGCAATTTGTATCACATAAAAGAAGCGCAATAAAACGCTCGGGATGGTTTTCAATGGCGTTTAACGCAATGTATCCGCCCATGGAAAAGCCACAGAGTATGGTTTTATCAATCTTCAGGGCATCCATCAAACTGAGCAGATCAATTACAAAAAGCTCAATAGAGAAATCCTCATCACCTGCATCGGAATTTCCATGCCCACGAATGTCATAGGTAATTACACGGTAATTTTCCTTTAATTCTCCGACCTGCTTGTTCCACATCGCTTTATTCAGTGGAAAGCCATGAATAAAAATAATAACAGGGTTATTGTCCGATCCTTCGTCTGTGTAGCTGACAATGATATTGTTTGCTATAATTTTCATATTTTTACCCGAGCTACGCATACGCTTTTTGCTTTCATTTATTCCACATCTCTCTTATGAAATGAATTTCTGAACTCTTCGCGGTCGTAAAATCCATCAACAGTATTCGAACTATGAATAGTGTGATCTCCCCTGTAATGGCGAATTACATTTAATTCGTACCCAAAATCAATAACATCTCCTTTTTTGAACCGTTTGGTTTTAGCAAAAGTTGAACCATCAATCTGCTTGGTATTCACTAATTTATTTTTCTTATCAATAACTGCCATGCCGATGGGAATAATCAGGTGATTTTCCCCATCCTTGTTTAAAAACTCGTGTACACCGTCGCTTACGCGATCTTGATACGTGTTAAATCCCTCTTCTATTAATGTTTCATCAACTTCAACATCGAGATAAACCACACGTTCGGCGATCTTATTTACAAGTAAATGATCCACTTTTCCAATGGTGCGGTTATTTGCATCTTGTACATCCCAGCCTCTTACATCACTATAATTTTCGGCCACTTTATAACCGGATAATTCGGCCAGGTTAAAAAGATTTTTGTTTGTATCTGTCATCATTCTAATTTTTTAAAGATTATTCAATTCATTTTTTGAAGAAGGTCAGAAGCCTTTGCAAAGTAATTCTTAACTGCATCCTTTTGATCAAGCGTAAGTACTTCCGGTTTTATTGATTCTGATGCACTTTTTAATTCATCAACTTCATCTGCCAAACCTGGATATTTTGCCTTTTGGATATTTTGCAATACATTGGTTAAAATATCAACCGCATTTCTAATGTTATCCGCATGAGTTGTTTCAAAAGGATCTATTGTAATCATATTTGCATATTCCTTTACCTTTTCTAAATCTGCCCGAACTTCATATCCAACCTCATTGGCCATAGCATTTGTAGCATCAATTAGTTTTAATAGCGCTTCATTTGTATATGCATGGTCCAGACTCATCTTTTCCTTACTGTTTTCTGCAAAATTTATATATGCCGCAACAGTGCCGTTATTTTCTTTTACCCCTAAGAGGTCGGTTTCACTCGTATTGGTGATATGATCTGCTTCAGTTACTGCCTCTGTATTTTTGCCGTCATCACTAAATACCAGGAAATATGCAAGCAATGCAACTATGACAAGGCCTACGATCATCCATGGCCATGCCTGTTTTTTCTGTTCAATTTTAATTTCTGCCATAATAATTTTCTTTAAGTGAAATTCTATTTGTGAATAATTAGGTTAAAGGTCAGCACATATAAACTGAAAAGTGTTACACAACTATTGTAAAATTTTACAACATTCACACATTATCCACACCCAAACTAATAGCTTTCATTTACTTTTATATAGGTACTCAAAAAAAGAAATATTTTGTTTTTCCTGTCACTTTTTTTCATTCATTTTCAAATTTATTGTCTTTGTCGAGTTTGAAATTTGCTTTTCAACCCTGTAAGTTTCCCTTTTTTAAGACAATTTTTAAATGATAAGTTGGAAAGACTATTAGGCAAGGAAAATAAGGCTCGCAGGGGTGACGAAATAATTATTTGTTTCCCCCGACCAAAATATTCGGCATCTTATTGCTTTTTCTGAATCTTTAGGAAATTATATTATTGAGGTTTATATTCGTAGGGCAGCCAATCTGCAATCCGCTGATTTGCCATTTCACCTTTGTGGGCATATGTGCCTACGTATCTGCCTGATTTTGAAATTAACCCGATTGCATCAATAGTTTCAATCCACTTTCTCGGTGTCAAATTGATACTGTTTAATCCGGCTTGTTTTCTAAAGGTGCCGAATTCGACAGGTTTAAAATTCGGGTTATTCAAAGCTCCCATAATCCAATGAATTCTACCGTATTGCGATTCCTCATCCAATTGCGAATATGGTTCGTCTCTTCTTCATCTCTAACCATATCTGTCAGGCAGATATAATCTTGCTCGTCTTGTTTAACTATCGAAATAAGCTTATTTTCAACTTCTATCTGAGTTTTATTGGTTATATTGTCAGATCGTTTTTCAATTTGTACAAATATACAATTCTTATCCAATTTATCTTGCTGGCACTACGGCACTTACAATGTATGATAAAGGTTGCGGCATAGATGCGTGCGGGTTTTTCGTGTTGCTTTCCAGTCCGCCGTTGATAATGTATAAAAGTAGTACAAAGGCTTGAGATTTTCTTCACCCCGCATGCCCTTTTGAGCCGCTGTTGGCATGTCGTTTTTATCTCTTCATTAATTCTTTAAAGTCATTCCTGCTGTATATTCCAGGACTTGCATGCGAACCATAATTCATTTCAATATTCACATATTTAATTGAATTATTTTCTGTCAATGTAAAAACTGTTTCACCAAGAAAACAAAATGCACCCGTAGAACCCATTTGTTCACCTAAATATTCGTCTTCTATTATTCGAATTCTAATTGTGTCTGACGATTGGTCAATATATTCTAATTTGCTTTTTGCTGTCCTTCTATTTAGTATTTCAATTAATTCACTAGGTGTCTTTGAAACTGAGTCTAAAAGTTTGCCTTTTTCCAAGAATTCATAATTTCTATTTGTGTCAAATTCAGTATGCCAATAAAAGTCTGTAATTATCACAGAATTGAAGTCATAATAATTTTCACACTTATTCAATTCATAATTCCAGCTTCCACCACTGTCAAGACACGAATCAATCGCAAGAAACTTTCTTGTCCATATAGTTCCAAAAATTGAAATGATTATGATTACAAGAATTAATGTTCCAATAAGTACTTTTTTATTCATCACAGTTCAGTTTATAAAAATGCACGCCAACTCTGTTAAATGTTCACCTTTCTTCCACAAAAACATCCAAATTTGCAAGTATTGTTTACTTTTTGTGGTTTTATATCTATCATAAATTCTTCAATCATCTTCATGATTTTAATTTTTAAACGGGGAGAAAATCAAATATACATAAAAGATCAATATTTCAACTTAATAGTTTAAAAAATACTGATTTAACAGGATCATAAGTCCTAATCCTTAGTTGATAAGGTCTCCGGTAAACACAAAACCATAAGCCCGCCGAATAAGATTAGCCCGTAATTTTACGCAAAACCCTTCCTTTTTTTACTGGTTTTTAATTGAAAAACCTGCTGCTTTGTCGCTGATTAAAACGGTACGTTGCGCCCTGTTTCGGCCACCGTATCCGAAATACCTTTACACCATAAAATTTAATTAATCTAACGAATAAAAAAAACCTGCAATTAATAACAATAAAAAAGAAGAGTCATGAAAACTAACAAAAAGATTTTAATCGTTGACGACGACGTTGATGTAATCACGGTAGCCCAAACCATCCTGACAAAAGAAGGATATACCGTAATTTCCGCATCCGGAAAAGAAGAAGGACTTGAACTGCTTCGAACCGAAAAACCCGATATGGCCATATTGGACGTAATGATGACAACTCATTACGAAGGATTTGAATTGGCAAATGAAATGCTGAACAATCCTGATCTTAAAAATGTCCCATTCCTTATCCAAACATCTATTGATGTTCTGACCACAACTAAGGCCAGTGTTCAGGATATGGCCCGCGAGTTTCGTCGCGATTCAAATTTTAAAGATTTAAATGTACTGCTGGTTAAAAATGTTACCGATGGCAGCGCAGGTATCGATTATAAAACCGATGACGGAACTTCAGTGTTTTTCCCTGTTGGCGGATTCCTTACCAAACCTATTGATGGAACTAAATTGGTAAGTGAAGTAAATAAATTAATGAAAAAATAAGGGGATTTATTTTCATGATGAAAGTTTGAATAAAAGCAAATGATGAATTGGTAAAAGGGCGCGGTCGAAATAGAGTTTCGGCTTCCTGCCTGACGGTTTACCTGCCGAAGGAATGGCAGGCAGGCGCTCAAAATCCTTCAAAAACTTTCAATCATTAATAAAACTTAATGCAGATAAGATGAGTAGGAAAGATATATTTTCAAAATATCAGGAATCAGGGAGAGAAAATCTTATTCCTGTTTTACAGGACATCCAAAACGAAGAGGGATTTTTATCAGAAGATTCAATTATTGAGGTAGGCAAGTATCTTCATTTGCCAACGAGTAAAATATATGGCGTAGCTACCTTTTATAACCAATTCAGGTTTAATGCTACTGGCAAATATCATATTCAAATATGCAGGGGAACGGCTTGTCACGTTTTGGGTTCTGCATCTGT
This Bacteroidota bacterium DNA region includes the following protein-coding sequences:
- a CDS encoding alpha/beta fold hydrolase, which encodes MKIIANNIIVSYTDEGSDNNPVIIFIHGFPLNKAMWNKQVGELKENYRVITYDIRGHGNSDAGDEDFSIELFVIDLLSLMDALKIDKTILCGFSMGGYIALNAIENHPERFIALLLCDTNCTEDKPEAKEKRMKAIESIKEQGLEQYTEESLKKLFAPISFSKHIEEIAIVREMIMKTSKQSLYKTLYALAERKETCSKLHQIKVPALIMVGKEDEITPPDIALSMHEKIKGSTIHIIEHAGHLSNMENPNQFNEQLKKFLKK
- a CDS encoding PRC-barrel domain-containing protein; translation: MMTDTNKNLFNLAELSGYKVAENYSDVRGWDVQDANNRTIGKVDHLLVNKIAERVVYLDVEVDETLIEEGFNTYQDRVSDGVHEFLNKDGENHLIIPIGMAVIDKKNKLVNTKQIDGSTFAKTKRFKKGDVIDFGYELNVIRHYRGDHTIHSSNTVDGFYDREEFRNSFHKRDVE
- a CDS encoding response regulator, whose protein sequence is MKTNKKILIVDDDVDVITVAQTILTKEGYTVISASGKEEGLELLRTEKPDMAILDVMMTTHYEGFELANEMLNNPDLKNVPFLIQTSIDVLTTTKASVQDMAREFRRDSNFKDLNVLLVKNVTDGSAGIDYKTDDGTSVFFPVGGFLTKPIDGTKLVSEVNKLMKK
- the nuoE gene encoding NADH-quinone oxidoreductase subunit NuoE; this encodes MSRKDIFSKYQESGRENLIPVLQDIQNEEGFLSEDSIIEVGKYLHLPTSKIYGVATFYNQFRFNATGKYHIQICRGTACHVLGSASVLEILEKTLKTKAGETTKDGVFSIEVVACIGACGLAPVICINGNFHAKVTNQSIVEIIDNYRNLSE